A window of the Flavobacterium sangjuense genome harbors these coding sequences:
- a CDS encoding RNA polymerase sigma factor: protein MQDEKDFIQELLNPKTQNVAFQKLLQNYQRPLYNHIRNIVLNHDDADDVLQNTFIKVFQYLKDFKGESKLFSWMYRIATNEAITFINQKAKRNGTTSEAMQTKLVDNLKADTYFDGNEIQVKLQKAIALLPEKQQLVFKMKYFEEIKYEELSEILGTSVGALKASYHHAVKKIEEFVKTN from the coding sequence TTGCAAGACGAAAAGGATTTTATTCAGGAACTATTAAATCCGAAAACGCAAAATGTTGCGTTTCAAAAACTCTTGCAGAATTATCAACGACCGTTGTATAATCACATTCGAAATATTGTTTTAAATCACGATGATGCTGATGATGTTTTACAAAATACATTTATCAAAGTCTTTCAGTATTTAAAAGATTTCAAAGGAGAAAGCAAATTGTTTTCCTGGATGTATCGGATAGCAACCAACGAGGCGATTACATTCATCAATCAAAAAGCAAAACGCAACGGTACCACTAGCGAAGCCATGCAGACCAAACTTGTAGATAACCTAAAAGCAGATACTTATTTTGATGGCAATGAAATCCAAGTCAAGTTGCAAAAAGCGATTGCGCTGCTACCTGAAAAACAGCAATTGGTTTTTAAAATGAAATATTTCGAGGAAATAAAATATGAAGAACTGTCGGAGATTCTCGGAACATCGGTTGGTGCGCTAAAAGCATCGTATCATCACGCTGTAAAGAAAATCGAAGAATTTGTAAAAACGAATTAA
- a CDS encoding LysR substrate-binding domain-containing protein codes for MTITQLKYVLAVAEYKNFTLAAEKCFVTQPTLSMQIQKIEEELGIQIFDRTKKPIQLTEIGQQIVNQSKNIVNEADRIQDIVDQQKGFIGGEFRLGIIPTIMPTLLPMFLNNFIKKYPKVKLIIEELNTDEIILKLNNGHLDAAIAATPLQEEKIKEVVLYFEPFVAYIPEGHRNFQKQEIEVDDLNIDEILLLQDGHCFRDGILNLCKNVAANEKAHFQIESGSFETLIKLADEGLGTTLLPYLHTLDLKEKDQLKLRHFKEPKPAREVSLIFPKNELKIHIIDALRSTIAGVVKGAIVFQNVQIISPLQKK; via the coding sequence ATGACAATTACACAATTAAAATATGTTCTGGCAGTAGCTGAATACAAGAACTTTACGCTAGCAGCCGAAAAATGTTTTGTTACCCAACCAACCTTGAGCATGCAGATTCAGAAAATTGAAGAAGAATTGGGCATACAAATTTTTGACAGAACCAAAAAACCTATTCAGTTGACAGAAATTGGGCAGCAAATTGTCAATCAATCCAAAAATATTGTTAACGAAGCAGATAGAATTCAGGATATTGTTGATCAGCAAAAAGGATTTATTGGAGGTGAATTTCGTCTAGGAATAATCCCAACGATAATGCCGACATTGCTACCTATGTTTCTCAATAATTTTATCAAAAAATACCCAAAAGTAAAACTCATCATTGAAGAGTTAAATACCGATGAAATTATACTAAAACTCAATAACGGTCATTTAGACGCCGCGATTGCCGCTACGCCATTGCAGGAAGAAAAAATAAAAGAAGTTGTTTTGTATTTTGAACCTTTTGTGGCTTATATTCCAGAAGGTCATCGCAATTTTCAAAAGCAGGAAATTGAAGTTGATGATTTGAATATAGATGAAATCCTGTTACTTCAGGACGGACATTGTTTTAGAGATGGCATTTTAAATTTGTGCAAAAATGTAGCTGCCAATGAAAAAGCGCATTTTCAAATTGAAAGCGGAAGTTTTGAAACACTTATTAAACTAGCCGATGAAGGTTTAGGAACTACACTGCTTCCCTATTTGCACACTCTGGATTTAAAAGAAAAAGACCAGCTCAAATTGCGTCATTTTAAAGAACCAAAACCTGCACGTGAAGTAAGTTTAATTTTTCCGAAAAACGAATTGAAAATTCACATTATTGATGCTTTGAGAAGCACTATTGCCGGAGTTGTAAAAGGTGCGATTGTCTTTCAGAATGTACAAATCATAAGTCCACTACAAAAAAAATAA
- a CDS encoding branched-chain amino acid aminotransferase, whose amino-acid sequence MMLKTTSEIDIVKANSSKINEVDFENLTFGNVFTDHMLVCDFKEGKWEKPVIKPYEPFLIDPSAKVFHYGQAIFEGMKAYKDENDDVWLFRPDENLDRFNKSAVRMAMPEIPEEIFIGGLKTIVDMERSWVRKGLGNTLYIRPFMIAVGSGVIAQPSSQYRFMIILSPARSYYSGEVKVIIAEHYSRAANGGIGAAKAAGNYSAQFYPQKLAQEKGFQQIIWTDDATHTKLEEAGTMNVFFRFNDTIYTAPTSERILDGVTRKSLIAIAKRDGIKVEERSVLVSELIAGAKDGSLKEIFGAGTAAVVSPIVGFQYQEDYYELPKIENSLAIQLKDKLTKVQYKLAEDTFGWTVKV is encoded by the coding sequence ATGATGTTAAAAACTACTAGCGAAATCGATATAGTTAAGGCAAATTCCTCAAAAATTAATGAAGTCGATTTTGAAAATCTTACCTTTGGAAATGTATTTACTGACCATATGTTGGTTTGTGATTTTAAAGAAGGTAAATGGGAAAAACCCGTTATCAAACCTTACGAACCTTTCTTAATAGATCCTTCAGCAAAAGTGTTCCACTATGGACAAGCCATTTTTGAAGGAATGAAAGCCTATAAAGATGAAAACGATGACGTTTGGCTTTTTAGACCGGACGAAAATCTGGATCGTTTTAACAAATCGGCGGTGAGAATGGCAATGCCCGAAATTCCGGAAGAAATCTTTATTGGTGGTTTGAAAACCATCGTGGATATGGAAAGAAGCTGGGTGAGAAAAGGATTAGGGAACACATTGTATATCAGACCTTTTATGATTGCAGTTGGTTCGGGCGTTATTGCGCAACCGTCATCACAATATAGATTTATGATTATCCTTTCGCCTGCCCGCTCCTATTATTCTGGAGAAGTGAAAGTGATTATTGCCGAACACTATAGTCGTGCTGCCAATGGTGGAATCGGTGCAGCAAAAGCAGCCGGGAATTATTCGGCTCAATTTTATCCTCAAAAACTAGCACAGGAAAAAGGATTCCAGCAAATCATCTGGACAGACGATGCCACACACACCAAACTGGAAGAAGCCGGAACCATGAATGTTTTCTTTAGGTTTAACGATACCATTTACACCGCACCAACCAGCGAAAGAATTTTGGATGGCGTTACCCGAAAAAGCTTGATTGCTATAGCCAAACGCGACGGTATTAAAGTTGAAGAACGTTCGGTATTGGTTTCTGAATTAATTGCAGGTGCAAAAGACGGAAGTTTAAAAGAAATCTTTGGTGCAGGAACCGCAGCTGTGGTTAGCCCAATTGTAGGTTTCCAATATCAGGAAGATTATTATGAATTACCAAAAATTGAAAACTCTCTTGCCATACAATTAAAGGACAAACTAACTAAAGTACAATACAAACTAGCCGAAGATACTTTTGGCTGGACAGTTAAGGTGTAA
- a CDS encoding GNAT family N-acetyltransferase, translating to MKLPPYDNYPIIADDKIILREIATSDHGDLIEISFYDGVQAQTLEEAATMQSKIKNDYNDGNSIHWGIVDNVTNKIVGTCGYYRGLDKGEGELGCILLSQYKGKGYMTSAMLLAIDFGLNTIGLKRIWAITSQDNTGAIKLLKRLNFTKIADLEYNEVEYELQ from the coding sequence ATGAAACTTCCTCCCTACGACAACTACCCTATTATTGCCGACGACAAAATAATATTGCGTGAAATTGCAACTTCCGATCATGGCGACCTCATTGAAATTTCTTTTTATGATGGCGTTCAGGCTCAAACATTGGAAGAGGCAGCAACAATGCAATCCAAAATTAAAAATGATTATAACGACGGAAACTCTATTCATTGGGGCATTGTCGACAATGTAACCAATAAAATAGTTGGGACTTGTGGTTATTATCGTGGACTTGACAAAGGAGAAGGTGAACTTGGCTGTATTTTATTATCCCAATATAAGGGAAAAGGATATATGACTTCAGCTATGTTATTAGCCATTGACTTTGGTTTAAATACTATTGGATTAAAACGTATTTGGGCTATAACAAGCCAGGATAACACCGGAGCAATCAAACTTCTGAAAAGACTAAACTTTACAAAAATTGCCGATTTGGAATACAATGAAGTGGAATATGAGTTGCAATAG
- a CDS encoding Gfo/Idh/MocA family protein, with translation MADKKEYANNIRWGIIGCGNVTEVKSGPAYKQVDGFQLAAVMRRDTDKLKDYAQRHNIAKYYLSAEELIADSDIDAVYIATPPDSHKYYALQVAAAGKPCCIEKPLAPCYQDSLAIYEAFKSKNIPLFVAYYRRSLPRFQQVKTWLDNNAIGELRHISWKFSKAPNANDLSGVYNWRTDAKVAPGGYFDDLASHGLDLFTYLLGDVAAVYGISLNQQQLYQAKDAVTACWIHESNITGTGFWNFGCERTEDTVELFGSKGKITFSVFEENPLLLESNGLLEEVYIDNPQTVQLPHVQNMKRQLFENEFNHPSNGATATHTSWVMDKILGVL, from the coding sequence ATGGCAGATAAAAAAGAATATGCTAACAACATTCGTTGGGGTATTATAGGATGTGGTAACGTAACCGAAGTTAAAAGTGGTCCTGCCTATAAGCAGGTGGACGGATTTCAATTGGCCGCTGTCATGCGACGAGATACAGACAAACTGAAAGACTATGCCCAAAGACACAACATTGCCAAATACTATTTGTCTGCGGAAGAATTGATTGCAGATTCCGATATTGATGCAGTTTATATTGCTACGCCACCCGATTCTCATAAGTACTATGCACTTCAGGTAGCCGCTGCCGGAAAACCTTGTTGCATTGAGAAACCTTTAGCACCTTGTTACCAGGATAGCCTTGCGATATATGAGGCTTTTAAAAGTAAAAACATTCCTTTATTTGTTGCCTATTACCGACGTTCTTTACCCCGATTCCAACAAGTAAAAACATGGTTAGACAATAACGCCATTGGTGAGTTAAGACATATCAGCTGGAAATTTAGCAAAGCTCCAAATGCCAATGATTTGTCGGGAGTTTATAACTGGCGCACTGATGCAAAAGTAGCGCCGGGTGGCTATTTTGATGATTTAGCAAGTCATGGTTTGGATTTATTCACGTATCTATTAGGAGATGTTGCGGCTGTTTATGGTATCAGCTTGAACCAACAGCAATTGTACCAGGCTAAAGATGCTGTAACGGCCTGCTGGATTCATGAGAGCAATATAACAGGAACCGGATTTTGGAACTTTGGCTGCGAACGTACTGAAGATACTGTGGAACTCTTTGGCAGCAAAGGTAAAATCACCTTCTCAGTTTTTGAAGAAAATCCGCTACTGCTCGAAAGCAATGGTCTGCTCGAGGAAGTTTATATTGATAATCCTCAAACCGTACAACTACCACATGTGCAAAATATGAAAAGGCAGCTATTTGAAAATGAATTTAATCATCCTTCTAATGGCGCTACAGCTACTCATACCAGTTGGGTGATGGATAAAATCCTTGGCGTTTTATAA
- a CDS encoding GyrI-like domain-containing protein, whose amino-acid sequence MRILKYIFLLILLALVGITVYVATQKGDFEVTKSSIIKTPRSTVFNYVNDYKNWETFGSWMQKDSNIKFNYDAKTIGAGAKCAFENGSDEGSIRTVFVKENDSLAQKANYNGTTATISWKFKDTIGGTKITVHSKGKMDIMTKITTFFEGGITSILGDIYEKSLRNLDKTLHYEMKTYSIKVNGIVQRPSGFCLKQTVSCHIKSVGKNTKILMARMVHFFKKNKIPMAGKPFVNYDRYDVANDFATISICIPVRELISITDGSDVASGEIVAFTCLKTTLTGDYSHSKEAWAKAKKYIADNGFKENFAGSYTEVYVKTIDDIKQPSKWVTEIYIPVFPKAIVLPKPLETLPTQAVTSEEPMAVPTENP is encoded by the coding sequence ATGAGAATTTTAAAATATATCTTCTTGCTTATCCTTTTAGCCTTAGTTGGAATTACGGTTTATGTCGCCACACAAAAAGGCGATTTTGAAGTTACTAAAAGCAGCATCATCAAAACACCAAGAAGTACTGTTTTTAATTACGTAAATGATTATAAAAATTGGGAAACTTTTGGTTCCTGGATGCAAAAAGACTCCAATATCAAATTCAATTATGATGCAAAAACAATAGGTGCAGGAGCAAAATGTGCTTTTGAAAACGGTTCAGATGAAGGTTCTATTAGAACAGTATTTGTAAAAGAAAATGACAGTCTTGCTCAAAAAGCCAATTACAACGGAACAACAGCCACCATTTCCTGGAAATTTAAAGATACTATTGGTGGAACCAAAATAACGGTTCATAGTAAAGGGAAAATGGACATTATGACCAAAATCACAACTTTTTTCGAAGGCGGTATAACTTCAATTTTGGGAGATATTTATGAAAAAAGCCTACGAAATCTTGATAAAACATTGCACTACGAAATGAAAACCTATTCCATTAAAGTTAATGGGATTGTGCAACGACCATCAGGTTTTTGTCTGAAACAAACTGTTTCCTGTCATATTAAAAGTGTTGGTAAAAACACTAAAATTCTAATGGCTCGAATGGTACACTTTTTCAAAAAGAACAAAATTCCTATGGCTGGAAAACCATTTGTTAACTACGACAGGTATGATGTAGCCAATGATTTTGCTACTATTTCTATTTGCATTCCGGTTAGAGAACTAATATCTATTACCGACGGAAGTGATGTAGCTTCTGGAGAAATTGTTGCTTTTACCTGTTTGAAAACTACTTTGACCGGTGATTATTCTCATAGTAAAGAAGCTTGGGCAAAAGCCAAAAAGTACATAGCCGATAATGGTTTCAAAGAAAACTTTGCCGGAAGCTATACGGAAGTTTATGTCAAAACCATTGACGATATCAAACAGCCTTCAAAATGGGTTACGGAGATTTATATTCCGGTTTTTCCAAAAGCGATAGTGTTACCTAAACCTCTTGAAACTTTGCCAACTCAAGCTGTTACATCTGAAGAACCAATGGCAGTTCCAACGGAAAATCCATAA
- a CDS encoding pyrophosphohydrolase domain-containing protein, with protein sequence MQKQINAVKEFHTAFGLGVSHEMKGDLGESKNMLRFNLMKEENEEYLEAVQNNDLIEIADALGDMLYILCGTILEHGLQHKIEEVFDEIQRSNMSKLDHDGKPIYREDGKVLKGPNYFKPSFEEILR encoded by the coding sequence ATGCAAAAACAAATCAACGCAGTAAAAGAATTCCACACGGCTTTTGGTCTTGGTGTGAGTCACGAAATGAAAGGTGATTTAGGAGAGTCAAAAAACATGCTTCGCTTCAATCTGATGAAAGAAGAAAACGAAGAATATCTGGAAGCGGTTCAGAATAATGATTTGATAGAAATAGCTGATGCGCTTGGCGATATGTTGTACATACTTTGCGGAACAATTTTAGAACATGGACTACAACACAAAATAGAAGAAGTGTTTGACGAAATTCAACGCTCAAATATGAGTAAACTTGACCACGACGGAAAACCGATTTACCGCGAAGATGGTAAAGTACTCAAAGGACCAAACTATTTCAAACCAAGTTTTGAGGAGATACTAAGATAG
- a CDS encoding sensor of ECF-type sigma factor gives MKISKILPLLIAFISLNAFAQDGSFVRKKKEQIKALKVAFITDELSLTPDEATKFWPLFNAFEDKQQEIKKQKLKGYLNRMDDDSFDNLSEKDATTMLAQMESTEDELYQLKKKFVSSLKGVISPVKILKLKKAEENFNRKLLQQYRNKKLGK, from the coding sequence ATGAAAATTTCAAAAATACTTCCACTACTTATAGCTTTCATTTCACTGAATGCATTTGCTCAGGACGGATCGTTTGTACGCAAAAAGAAAGAACAAATTAAAGCACTAAAAGTGGCTTTCATAACTGATGAATTATCATTGACTCCGGACGAAGCAACAAAATTTTGGCCTTTGTTCAATGCCTTTGAAGACAAGCAACAGGAAATTAAAAAACAAAAGCTAAAAGGTTATTTAAACAGAATGGATGATGATTCTTTTGACAACTTATCTGAAAAAGATGCCACAACGATGTTGGCTCAAATGGAAAGTACAGAAGACGAGTTGTATCAGTTAAAAAAGAAATTTGTTTCTAGCTTAAAGGGAGTTATTTCTCCTGTAAAAATTCTGAAACTCAAAAAAGCTGAAGAAAACTTCAACCGAAAATTATTGCAACAATATCGAAATAAGAAATTAGGGAAATAA
- the mnmD gene encoding tRNA (5-methylaminomethyl-2-thiouridine)(34)-methyltransferase MnmD, which yields MKREIIKTNDGSTTIHLPEWNESYHSKHGAIQEAYHVFIKNGLALFEAKPISVLEIGFGTGLNCFITYLESKKSNQVIDYVGVEAYPVVTDEALQMNYPKEINANESTIFERLHECQWELQYVLSDNFTLTKRKQFFQDIQDVAAFDLIYFDAFGFRVQPELWSEAIFAAMFKALKPNGILVTYACRTSIKNAMLSAGFSVEKLPGAPGKREMLRATKAV from the coding sequence TTGAAACGCGAAATTATCAAAACCAATGATGGTTCAACAACCATTCATTTGCCGGAGTGGAATGAAAGTTATCATTCAAAACACGGCGCCATTCAGGAAGCTTATCATGTATTTATAAAAAATGGGCTAGCTCTTTTCGAAGCAAAGCCCATTTCTGTTTTAGAAATTGGTTTCGGAACTGGCTTAAATTGTTTTATCACGTATTTAGAATCCAAAAAAAGCAATCAAGTTATTGATTATGTTGGAGTAGAAGCTTATCCTGTTGTAACTGATGAAGCCTTGCAAATGAATTACCCAAAGGAGATTAATGCAAATGAATCAACAATTTTTGAACGACTGCATGAATGTCAATGGGAACTACAGTATGTACTTTCGGATAATTTTACACTAACCAAGCGCAAGCAGTTTTTTCAGGATATTCAGGATGTTGCTGCTTTTGATTTGATTTATTTTGATGCCTTTGGTTTCAGGGTGCAGCCTGAGCTTTGGTCAGAAGCAATCTTTGCCGCCATGTTTAAGGCTTTAAAGCCAAATGGTATTTTGGTGACTTACGCTTGCCGGACTTCTATAAAAAACGCAATGTTATCAGCAGGTTTTTCTGTAGAAAAATTGCCAGGTGCTCCAGGCAAAAGAGAGATGTTGCGCGCCACTAAAGCAGTTTGA
- a CDS encoding DUF4920 domain-containing protein gives MKKVNVILIMLLLCVGTAVMAQKKAKSFDDKEYASFGDKFKVSKIYTKEQMLKKYKTLKKGDTITVQFQSNIKAVCKKKGCWMKMNLAGDDESFVKFKDYGFFVPLNADNSEAIVHGKAFVDVESVESLRHYAKDGGKSAAEIAKITKPEVTYSFLADGVYIKK, from the coding sequence ATGAAAAAAGTAAATGTTATCCTGATTATGCTGTTATTATGTGTTGGAACAGCAGTGATGGCGCAGAAAAAAGCCAAATCTTTTGACGATAAAGAGTACGCTTCGTTTGGCGATAAATTCAAAGTATCTAAAATTTATACTAAAGAACAAATGTTGAAAAAGTATAAAACACTTAAAAAGGGTGATACGATTACGGTTCAATTTCAATCAAATATTAAAGCGGTTTGTAAAAAGAAAGGTTGTTGGATGAAAATGAATTTAGCAGGTGATGATGAATCATTTGTAAAATTTAAAGATTATGGTTTCTTCGTTCCATTGAATGCAGATAACAGCGAAGCCATTGTACACGGTAAGGCGTTTGTTGATGTAGAATCGGTTGAATCGCTAAGACATTACGCTAAAGATGGCGGAAAATCTGCAGCAGAAATTGCCAAAATCACTAAACCGGAAGTTACTTATTCGTTTTTGGCGGATGGTGTTTACATCAAAAAATAA
- a CDS encoding class I SAM-dependent methyltransferase, which yields MKTKSELRGILFRHLDGIVTIPAAYSLHKKGVLDYMLQQQKASLQELTTKFNANEGYLNVALRVLASQGWLVQHVDNQKDEITFAVNDKSETAFSLIPIYKDAFSLMQFSEHFHPRKFEVEPFEILNQLFSKYKSNFGIQFSDDAKIRAIQEQVLYHIEGVLVGPTIVMLGMTGMFHKYFMETSFRPEEFHKNPECFKEILDFLSHLDWFTKKNDNYQFTETGLFYAKRAAAYGVTVSYIPTLRKMDDLLFGNPSILRNIGEHEEELHVDRKMNVWGSGGAHAEYFKIVDQIIIELFNRPIAEQPIGILDMGCGNGAFLEHMFDVIERQTARGRMLDEHPLFLVGVDYNEAAIKVTRANLIKADIWAKVIWGDIGRPQLLAETLQEDYKIDLKELLNVRTFLDHNRIWETPTTKTPNRISSSTGAFAHRGQRISNADVEDNLLEHLKKWSPFVDKFGLLLIELHTIAPELKANNLGRTAATAYDATHGFSDQYIVEIEVLHKIAAEAGLFSDENVFTKFPNSDIATVSVNLLKG from the coding sequence ATGAAAACTAAAAGTGAACTTCGCGGTATTTTATTCAGACATTTAGACGGAATTGTAACCATTCCTGCTGCGTATTCTTTGCACAAAAAAGGTGTTTTAGATTATATGCTGCAACAGCAAAAAGCATCACTTCAGGAACTTACAACCAAGTTTAATGCTAACGAAGGTTATCTCAATGTGGCACTTCGGGTTTTGGCTTCGCAAGGTTGGCTTGTTCAACATGTTGACAACCAAAAAGATGAAATAACTTTTGCCGTCAATGATAAAAGTGAAACTGCCTTTTCATTGATTCCGATTTACAAAGATGCTTTCAGTTTGATGCAGTTTTCAGAGCATTTCCATCCGCGAAAATTTGAAGTAGAACCGTTTGAAATACTCAATCAGTTGTTTTCAAAATACAAATCAAACTTCGGAATTCAGTTTTCAGATGATGCCAAAATAAGAGCCATCCAGGAGCAGGTTTTATATCATATCGAAGGTGTTTTGGTTGGACCAACAATTGTTATGCTTGGTATGACGGGAATGTTTCATAAGTATTTTATGGAAACGTCTTTCCGTCCGGAAGAGTTTCACAAGAACCCGGAATGCTTTAAAGAAATACTCGACTTCTTGTCACATTTAGATTGGTTTACTAAGAAAAATGACAATTACCAATTTACCGAAACCGGTTTGTTTTATGCCAAAAGAGCCGCTGCTTATGGTGTTACGGTTTCTTATATTCCGACGCTTAGAAAGATGGATGACTTGCTTTTTGGCAACCCTTCAATTCTACGAAATATTGGTGAACACGAAGAGGAATTGCATGTTGACCGAAAAATGAATGTATGGGGAAGCGGAGGAGCGCACGCTGAATATTTTAAAATTGTAGATCAAATAATTATTGAACTGTTCAATCGTCCGATTGCGGAACAACCTATCGGAATTTTGGATATGGGATGTGGTAATGGTGCTTTTTTGGAACATATGTTTGATGTAATTGAACGCCAAACCGCCAGAGGCAGAATGCTCGATGAACATCCGTTGTTTTTGGTTGGTGTCGATTATAACGAAGCTGCAATAAAAGTAACGCGAGCCAATTTAATCAAAGCCGATATTTGGGCAAAAGTAATTTGGGGCGACATCGGAAGGCCACAATTATTAGCGGAAACACTGCAGGAAGATTACAAAATCGATTTGAAAGAATTGCTAAATGTGAGAACCTTTTTAGATCACAACAGAATTTGGGAAACACCAACAACGAAAACACCAAACAGAATAAGTTCTTCAACCGGAGCTTTTGCACATCGTGGACAAAGAATCAGCAATGCTGATGTGGAAGACAACTTATTGGAACATTTAAAAAAATGGTCGCCGTTTGTAGATAAATTTGGGTTGCTGTTGATAGAACTCCACACTATTGCACCCGAACTGAAAGCCAATAATCTTGGAAGAACTGCAGCAACCGCTTATGACGCCACGCATGGTTTCTCTGATCAGTATATTGTAGAGATTGAGGTGTTGCACAAAATTGCTGCCGAAGCCGGATTGTTTTCGGATGAAAATGTATTTACTAAATTTCCAAATTCAGATATAGCAACAGTAAGCGTTAATCTGTTGAAAGGCTAA